The genomic region CGAGCTATCGCGGCGCCCCGCGGGCGTGTTCCGTCCCGAGGGAGGCGCGGAACCCTTCTAGCAGCGCCAGCAACCCGACCTCGAAGGCCTGCTCTGGGCGGCTGATACCGGCGGGCAGGGCGGCGATACAGCCGGTCAGCACGGCGTGCCGTTCGGGGTCGACCCCCTCGATCATGACTTCGGGCATGCTGAGGTCGAGGGCCGATCCGAGCAGGAAGCTCTCCAGCGCGACGAACATCGCCAGCGCCTGTTCTCTGGGGAACCCGGCCTCCAGCAGGGCGGTTGTGGCGCCCTCGTATGCGTCGATCAGCTCGGGGGACCGCACCGGGGCGGTGGCCAGCATGCGAATCGCGGCGGGGTGTTCGGCGAAGACGCTGCGGTAGGAGCGGGCCCAGGCCGCGAGCCCCTGGTCCCAGGAGTGCGAGCGCAGCAGCGTGTGGTCGAGCTTGTTGAGCACTTCGAGCCGCACCAGTTCGACGATGTCGGCTCGCCCGTCGACATGGTGGTACAGCGAGGAGGGCTGCACGTGGAGCCGCTTCGCCAGCTCGGGGATGGTGAAGTCGCCCTTCTTGTCGACCAGGGCCAGTGCGGCCCGCCCGATCCGTCGGCGGTCGAGCAGGGCCTCGGTGGGTCGGGGCATCTGGTAGGGCTCCTTGTCTGCGGCCACGAGAACTTTACCGAAGTGGTTTCGGTAAGGGTCTTGCCTGCGGGCGCCGTCTCCTGTACCTTCCCTAAACCTAACTCGATTCGGTATCGCCCAACGTAGCAGCCCAATCGCCGAAGGAGCCATCATGACCCGCGCGGCCGACCTGGTGTTCCGCAACGGCGTGGTTTGGGACCATGCGGGCACCCCGGGGCGGGCTCCGCGGGCGCTCGCGGTCTCCGGCGGCCGGATCGTCGCGGTCGGCGCCGACGCGGAGGCCTTGGCCGCCATCGCCGGCGAGGTGGTCGATCTGGCGGGCGGGGCGCTGCTGCCGTCCTTCGGCGACGGCCACGTGCACCCCATCTTCGGCGGCCTGGGCCAGCGGTTCGCCGACGTACGGAACAAGTCGTCGGTCGCCGAGCTGGTGGACAGCGTGGCCCGGTGGGCGGCGGAGCATCCCGACGAGCCGTGGGTGCGCGGCGACGGTTACGACCCGACGCTGGCCCCCGGCGGTGTGTTCGAGGCCGCCTGGCTGGACGCCGTGGTCCCCGACCGGCCGGCGTGGCTGCGCGCCAGCGACTTCCACACCGCCTGGGTGAACACAGTCGCCCTGGAGATGGCCGGCATCGGCACCGGCACGCCCGACCCGGACGGCGGTGAGATCGTGCGGCGTCCGGACGGCAGCCCGGTGGGCACGCTACGGGAGTGGGGTGCCTTGCACCTGGTCGAAGCGGTCGCACCGCGGATCCCGGCCGGCGTGCTTGTGGACTGCCTGCTGCAAGCGGCCCGGCATCTGGCATCTCTCGGCTTCACCTGGGTCCAGGACGCCATGGTGCAGGCCGACGGGGTGGACGCCTGGCTTGCGGCCGCAGCGTCGGGCGGCCTAGCGGTGCGGGGCAACCTGGCGCTGCTCGCCTCGCCGGAGACCTGGCGCGCGGACCTGGACCGGTTTGTCGCCCAGCGCGACCGAGTCGCCCGGGAGGGTCGCGGCGTGGTGTCCGCG from Actinomycetota bacterium harbors:
- a CDS encoding TetR/AcrR family transcriptional regulator C-terminal domain-containing protein — protein: MPRPTEALLDRRRIGRAALALVDKKGDFTIPELAKRLHVQPSSLYHHVDGRADIVELVRLEVLNKLDHTLLRSHSWDQGLAAWARSYRSVFAEHPAAIRMLATAPVRSPELIDAYEGATTALLEAGFPREQALAMFVALESFLLGSALDLSMPEVMIEGVDPERHAVLTGCIAALPAGISRPEQAFEVGLLALLEGFRASLGTEHARGAPR
- a CDS encoding amidohydrolase codes for the protein MTRAADLVFRNGVVWDHAGTPGRAPRALAVSGGRIVAVGADAEALAAIAGEVVDLAGGALLPSFGDGHVHPIFGGLGQRFADVRNKSSVAELVDSVARWAAEHPDEPWVRGDGYDPTLAPGGVFEAAWLDAVVPDRPAWLRASDFHTAWVNTVALEMAGIGTGTPDPDGGEIVRRPDGSPVGTLREWGALHLVEAVAPRIPAGVLVDCLLQAARHLASLGFTWVQDAMVQADGVDAWLAAAASGGLAVRGNLALLASPETWRADLDRFVAQRDRVAREGRGVVSANSVKFFADGVIEAGTGALLEPYDDCPHSHGLPNWDWPELAEAVAAVDALGFQPHIHAIGDAGVRGALDAFAVAEQRNGPRDRRPVIAHAHVVDPADRPRFAELGVVANFEPLWARPEPLITELTEPRLGPTRSGYQYPIASLLRSGRVSFGTDWPVTSPDPRAGLAVAVTRRLLDGSPHDPWLPEERITIQEAVAAYTRGVAYQAFEESAWGDLVPGARADLVHLGADPRGTDPLDLPK